A section of the Candidatus Binatia bacterium genome encodes:
- the wbtF gene encoding epimerase, translating to MYLVTGGAGFIGSNIVHALVGRGEKVRVLDNFSTGSWSNLEAVRDRIEVLEGDLRDSDAVRAALRGVRFVSHQAALRSVPRSVDDPLSTDAVNTHGTLQLLVAAREAGVQRVVYASSSSVYGDSPALPKEESQSPAPISPYAVSKLAGEYYCRTFTRLYGLETVSLRYFNVFGPRQSPESKYAAVVPLFIRAALMGEPLVVHGDGEQSRDFTYIDNVVQANLLACTQPGIAGEVFNVACNERHSVLEIARTVERLVGRRVTIQHTAPRAGDVRHTQASIVRAERLLGYKPTVGFEEGMRRTVEWMRAQLGL from the coding sequence ATGTATTTGGTTACTGGAGGAGCGGGTTTTATCGGTTCGAACATTGTGCACGCCCTCGTGGGGCGAGGGGAGAAGGTGCGCGTTCTGGACAATTTCTCCACGGGCAGTTGGTCGAATTTGGAGGCGGTCCGCGACCGCATCGAGGTGTTGGAAGGGGACTTGCGGGACTCCGATGCCGTGCGTGCGGCGCTTCGAGGGGTGCGGTTTGTCAGCCACCAAGCGGCGTTGCGTTCGGTGCCGAGGTCGGTGGACGATCCCTTGAGCACGGATGCGGTCAATACGCACGGTACACTCCAGTTGCTGGTGGCGGCGCGGGAGGCCGGAGTTCAGCGCGTTGTTTACGCCTCTTCGTCCTCCGTGTATGGCGATTCTCCCGCGCTGCCGAAGGAAGAAAGCCAATCACCGGCCCCGATCTCGCCATACGCGGTGTCGAAACTCGCGGGCGAATATTACTGCCGGACGTTTACGCGCCTATACGGTTTAGAAACGGTGAGCTTGCGGTATTTCAACGTGTTTGGGCCGCGACAGAGCCCGGAATCCAAATACGCGGCGGTCGTGCCATTGTTCATTCGCGCAGCTTTAATGGGCGAACCGCTCGTCGTTCACGGCGACGGAGAACAGTCCCGGGATTTCACGTACATCGACAATGTTGTGCAAGCGAATTTGCTCGCCTGTACCCAGCCGGGCATTGCCGGTGAGGTGTTTAACGTGGCCTGCAACGAACGGCATTCGGTATTGGAGATTGCCCGGACTGTGGAGCGTTTGGTAGGGCGGCGGGTGACCATCCAACACACTGCGCCGCGCGCGGGCGATGTGCGGCATACGCAGGCGTCCATTGTGCGAGCGGAACGATTGCTTGGCTACAAGCCCACCGTGGGATTCGAAGAGGGCATGCGGCGCACGGTCGAGTGGATGCGCGCCCAACTCGGCCTGTGA
- a CDS encoding succinoglycan biosynthesis protein exoa, producing the protein MSDWPFISVVIPMRNEGRHIARCLDSILAQDYPSDRFEVIVVDGDSDDNSRDVLARYGERIRVLRNPARIVPTALNIGIRAARGDIIARVDAHTVLEPDYLREGVRTLRQTGADNVGGPMRTAGGGPTAEAIARAMDSPFGIGAYFHFAQADREVDTVYMGMWPRSTFERVGLFDEELVRNQDDELNYRIRKAGGKVYLTVAMRSLYQNRESYRALARQFFEYGKWKVRVLQKHPRQMSWRHFVPPSFVAATLASMCAAAVWPPAIASAVALLGVYGVAVAAAAGRVARKHRIGLWPRIAWAFVIMHWSWGLGFLSGLVRFAHRWLREENQPPQLAPRPQLAAARS; encoded by the coding sequence ATGAGTGATTGGCCGTTTATCTCAGTGGTCATTCCGATGCGAAACGAAGGCAGGCACATTGCCCGGTGCCTAGATTCCATTTTGGCACAGGATTACCCCTCCGATCGTTTCGAGGTCATCGTGGTGGATGGAGACTCCGACGACAACTCGCGCGACGTTTTAGCACGCTATGGTGAGCGGATCCGCGTACTGCGAAATCCGGCGCGGATCGTTCCGACGGCGTTGAACATTGGAATCCGGGCCGCCCGCGGAGACATCATCGCCAGAGTGGATGCGCATACCGTCTTGGAGCCGGACTACCTGCGCGAAGGGGTGAGAACGTTGCGTCAAACGGGCGCGGATAACGTCGGTGGGCCGATGCGGACCGCCGGGGGTGGGCCCACTGCCGAGGCCATTGCGCGTGCCATGGACTCGCCTTTCGGCATCGGCGCGTACTTTCATTTCGCGCAGGCGGATCGGGAAGTGGACACTGTTTACATGGGTATGTGGCCGCGTAGCACGTTCGAGCGCGTGGGCCTCTTCGATGAGGAGCTCGTGCGCAACCAGGACGACGAGCTGAACTACCGCATCCGCAAGGCCGGAGGCAAAGTGTATCTGACGGTTGCGATGCGTTCGCTCTATCAGAACCGGGAGAGTTACCGCGCTTTGGCTCGGCAGTTTTTCGAGTATGGGAAGTGGAAGGTGCGGGTGCTGCAAAAGCACCCCCGGCAAATGAGCTGGCGGCATTTTGTGCCTCCATCCTTCGTGGCGGCCACGCTCGCGAGCATGTGCGCTGCCGCGGTGTGGCCGCCCGCGATCGCCTCAGCCGTGGCTTTGTTGGGCGTATACGGAGTAGCGGTCGCGGCAGCCGCCGGCAGGGTGGCTCGCAAACACCGGATCGGTCTTTGGCCCCGCATCGCTTGGGCGTTTGTCATCATGCACTGGAGTTGGGGCTTGGGATTTCTCTCCGGCCTGGTTCGCTTTGCTCACCGTTGGCTTCGAGAAGAAAACCAACCGCCTCAGCTTGCGCCGCGGCCCCAACTCGCCGCGGCGCGGTCGTGA
- a CDS encoding methyltransferase: MEEKFYEEYAQIEAVHWWFEGRRAIFHALLCRLPLSSDALLLDLGCGTGANLRFLSRYGRVIGLDWGAAAARYSRRRTGLPVLRGDVQTLPFRDGTVDVVTAFDLIEHIEDDRTCVAEMARVVRPGGYVLVTVPAFPWMWGRQDVINHHKRRYRAREFAELFHGAGLEILRLTYLNTLLFPVVAAVRLARKVIPEKNGELVSDFSMTKPGRINDLLARLFSLEAPVIARWNLPVGVSLLCLARRRLVI, translated from the coding sequence ATGGAAGAGAAATTTTACGAAGAGTACGCTCAAATTGAAGCGGTTCACTGGTGGTTCGAAGGGCGTCGAGCCATTTTCCACGCACTGCTCTGCCGCCTGCCGTTGTCCAGTGATGCTCTTCTGTTGGATCTCGGCTGCGGAACTGGAGCGAACCTGCGTTTCTTGTCCCGGTACGGCCGGGTGATCGGGCTCGACTGGGGAGCTGCGGCTGCGCGCTACTCGCGCCGGCGCACGGGATTGCCCGTTTTGCGCGGCGATGTGCAAACGTTGCCCTTTCGCGATGGAACGGTCGACGTGGTCACAGCGTTTGACCTGATCGAGCACATCGAAGATGACCGAACCTGTGTTGCCGAAATGGCTCGAGTTGTCCGCCCGGGAGGATATGTTTTGGTTACAGTGCCGGCATTCCCGTGGATGTGGGGCCGACAAGACGTCATCAACCATCACAAACGCCGCTATCGAGCCCGGGAGTTTGCTGAGCTCTTCCACGGAGCGGGTTTGGAAATCTTGCGGTTGACGTACTTGAATACCCTCCTTTTCCCGGTGGTCGCTGCCGTTCGGCTTGCCCGCAAGGTGATCCCAGAAAAGAATGGCGAGTTGGTCTCCGACTTTTCTATGACCAAGCCCGGTCGGATCAATGACCTGCTCGCGCGATTGTTCTCCCTCGAAGCGCCTGTAATTGCACGGTGGAACTTACCCGTCGGTGTCTCGCTGCTGTGTTTGGCGCGCCGTCGGCTGGTGATTTGA
- a CDS encoding glycosyl transferase, whose protein sequence is MSFASTGPAALSLVVPMYNEEQIVPVFYRRAVAALEQTGVPFEIVFVDDGSQDGTFAALRSLAQRDSRIRVVRFSRNFGHQTAVSAGLHYARGAAVAVIDGDLQDPPEFVPKLYEKLREGYEVVYAVRRSRKENAFKRAAYRLFYRLLQRLSYIDIPLDSGDFAIMDRRVVDELNRMPERNRFVRGIRAWVGFRQVGLEYDREPRFAGESKYSLSKLFKLAYDGLVSYSFVPLRMVTHFGFAVSAVAFGLILYLLVLRVVYGERLVTGWTSTVVVILFLGGIQLLSLGILGEYVGRIFDEVKRRPLYVVRETVGFEENSGAEVAGIGQDGLAARMVRGS, encoded by the coding sequence ATGAGCTTCGCTTCGACCGGCCCCGCCGCACTTTCGTTGGTTGTTCCGATGTACAACGAGGAACAAATCGTGCCTGTGTTTTACCGGCGGGCGGTAGCGGCCCTCGAACAAACCGGGGTTCCGTTCGAGATCGTGTTCGTGGATGACGGCAGTCAAGATGGAACATTCGCGGCGCTGCGGTCTTTGGCGCAAAGAGACAGCCGAATTCGCGTTGTTCGCTTTTCGCGCAACTTTGGGCACCAAACCGCAGTGAGTGCAGGGTTGCACTATGCGCGGGGAGCAGCGGTTGCCGTAATCGACGGTGATTTACAAGATCCCCCGGAATTCGTGCCGAAGCTCTACGAAAAGCTGCGCGAGGGCTATGAAGTCGTGTACGCGGTGCGTCGCAGCCGCAAGGAAAACGCCTTTAAACGAGCCGCGTACCGGCTCTTTTACCGGCTCTTGCAGCGACTCTCGTACATCGACATCCCGCTCGACTCTGGTGATTTTGCGATCATGGATCGCCGCGTCGTGGACGAGCTCAACCGGATGCCGGAACGAAATCGCTTCGTACGGGGAATCCGCGCTTGGGTAGGGTTCCGCCAGGTGGGGTTGGAGTATGACCGGGAGCCGCGTTTTGCCGGAGAGTCAAAGTACTCTTTGAGCAAGTTGTTCAAGCTCGCTTACGATGGGCTTGTGTCGTATTCTTTCGTTCCCTTGCGAATGGTGACGCATTTCGGCTTTGCGGTCAGCGCAGTTGCCTTTGGGCTGATCCTGTACCTGCTGGTTTTACGCGTCGTGTACGGGGAGAGGCTCGTGACAGGGTGGACCTCGACGGTGGTCGTGATCCTGTTTTTGGGGGGAATCCAGTTGCTGTCGCTGGGAATCCTGGGTGAATATGTCGGTCGGATCTTCGATGAGGTCAAGCGCCGCCCATTGTATGTCGTGCGGGAGACGGTTGGCTTCGAAGAGAACAGCGGCGCCGAAGTGGCTGGAATCGGGCAGGATGGATTAGCGGCACGCATGGTCCGAGGCTCTTAA
- a CDS encoding phosphodiesterase, producing the protein MIRRKVLIVGLDGAPFSQLLGQMQEDFPTMWQLARQGTFGVLWSCDPPITVPAWACMMSGKDPGQLGLFGFKRHRGYGYDDYGLVHSKLLPPGMLWDWVAGHGGSSVLLGVPPSYPPPAVRGVSLSCLLTPPGASPVCSPASVEQTLRALAPDFVFDIENFRSLSDTVLLERAVQGLKARFRFARALAREVPWDFFVMTDIGTDRVQHGLWNNDRDWGEAVRAYYRLVDEELGRWIEELPDDTCLWIVSDHGAQACRGTVSLNEWLRQHGWLKLRKEPRGPQALLPSIVEWKQTIAWAEGGYVGRIYINVRGRQPEGIVDPADFTRVCAELRAALAPGLTDATGARIPVAVYSPAELYRECRGFPPDLFVYADQLRIRVVGTVGVRDASAPEKESGRDRANHHHAGVFISYDPKARASGEVPQPVPLLSLRQYVESQLLGDTLTIGS; encoded by the coding sequence ATGATCCGGCGCAAGGTTCTGATCGTCGGTTTGGACGGTGCCCCTTTCAGCCAGCTTCTCGGGCAGATGCAGGAAGATTTTCCCACGATGTGGCAGTTGGCTCGCCAGGGTACGTTTGGCGTGCTGTGGAGCTGCGACCCGCCGATCACGGTGCCGGCGTGGGCCTGCATGATGAGTGGCAAGGATCCGGGCCAGTTGGGGCTATTTGGCTTTAAGCGTCATCGAGGCTACGGGTACGATGATTACGGACTCGTACATTCGAAGCTATTGCCTCCGGGAATGCTGTGGGACTGGGTCGCGGGGCATGGAGGCTCCAGCGTGCTTCTGGGCGTGCCCCCTTCGTATCCTCCGCCCGCAGTTCGGGGTGTATCGCTGAGTTGCTTGCTGACCCCGCCCGGAGCATCCCCGGTTTGTTCCCCGGCCTCTGTGGAGCAAACGCTCCGAGCGTTGGCACCGGATTTCGTGTTCGACATCGAGAACTTTCGGTCGTTAAGCGACACGGTTCTGCTGGAGCGGGCAGTGCAAGGACTGAAGGCGCGTTTTCGCTTTGCACGTGCTCTCGCGAGGGAGGTGCCGTGGGATTTCTTCGTGATGACCGACATCGGTACGGACCGGGTGCAGCACGGCCTGTGGAATAACGACCGGGATTGGGGCGAGGCAGTTCGCGCTTACTACCGCCTGGTGGACGAAGAGCTCGGGCGCTGGATCGAGGAGCTCCCCGACGATACCTGTTTGTGGATTGTTTCGGACCATGGTGCACAAGCCTGCCGCGGAACAGTATCGTTGAACGAGTGGTTGCGGCAGCACGGGTGGCTCAAACTGCGCAAAGAACCGCGGGGGCCGCAGGCTTTGCTGCCTTCCATTGTGGAATGGAAGCAGACGATTGCCTGGGCCGAAGGCGGTTACGTTGGGCGGATCTACATCAACGTGCGAGGGCGTCAGCCCGAGGGGATTGTAGATCCCGCCGATTTCACCCGCGTGTGCGCTGAGCTGCGCGCGGCATTGGCGCCCGGTCTCACCGACGCCACCGGCGCCCGCATTCCGGTGGCGGTTTACTCCCCCGCGGAACTCTACCGCGAGTGCCGAGGTTTCCCCCCAGACTTGTTCGTGTACGCCGATCAGCTTCGCATCCGAGTAGTGGGGACTGTGGGCGTGCGCGACGCCTCGGCGCCAGAAAAGGAATCAGGGCGCGACCGTGCGAATCATCACCACGCAGGCGTTTTCATTAGCTACGACCCCAAGGCGCGAGCGAGCGGAGAGGTGCCACAGCCGGTGCCGCTCTTGTCGCTTCGCCAATACGTTGAGAGCCAGTTGCTCGGCGATACCCTGACTATTGGATCATGA